One part of the Pithys albifrons albifrons isolate INPA30051 chromosome 21, PitAlb_v1, whole genome shotgun sequence genome encodes these proteins:
- the APPBP2 gene encoding amyloid protein-binding protein 2, with product MAAVELEWVPETLYNTAISAVVDSYGRARRRDIRSLPENIQFDVYYKLYQQGRLCQLGSEFCELEVFAKVLRALDKRHLLHHCFQALMDHGVKVASVLAYSFSRRCSYIAESDAAVKEKAIQIGFVLGGFLSDAGWYSDAEKVFLSCLQLCTLHDEILHWFRAVECCVRLLHVRNGNCKYHLGEETFKLAQSYMEKLAKHGQQANKAALYGELCALLFAKSHYDEAYKWCIEAMKEITVGLPVKVVVDVLRQASKACVVKREFKKAEQLIKHAVYLAREHFGAKHPKYSDTLLDYGFYLLNVDNICQSVAIYQTALDIRQSVFGGKNIHVATAHEDLAYSSYVHQYSSGKFDNALFHAERAIGIITHILPEDHLLLASSKRVKALILEEIAIDCHNKETEQRLLQEAHDLHLSSLQLAKKAFGEFNVQTAKHYGNLGRLYQSMRKFKEAEEMHIKAIQIKEQLLGQEDYEVALSVGHLASLYNYDMNQYENAEKLYLRSIAIGKKLFGEGYSGLEYDYRGLIKLYNSIGNYEKVFEYHNILANWNRLRDRQFSVTDALEDVSTSPQSTEEVVQSFLMSQSLDGQSS from the exons ATGGCGGCGGTGGAGCTGGAGTGGGTGCCCGAGACGCTTTACAACACGGCCATCTCGGCCGTGGTCGACAGCTAcgggcgggcgcggcgccgCGACATCCGCTCGCTGCCCGAGAACATCCAGTTCGACGTGTACTACAAG ctttaccAACAGGGCCGCCTGTGCCAGCTGGGTAGTGAATTTTGTGAACTAGAAGTTTTTGCAAAGGTGCTACGAGCTTTAGATAAAAG GCATCTGCTCCATCACTGTTTCCAGGCTTTGATGGACCATGGAGTCAAAGTGGCTTCTGTGCTGGCCTATTCCTTCAGCAGACGGTGCTCCTACATTGCAGAGTCAGATgctgctgtgaaagaaaaagcaatccAGATTGGGTTTGTTTTAG GGGGATTCCTGTCAGATGCAGGCTGGTACAGTGATGCTGAGAAGGTGTTCCTTTCCTGCCTTCAGCTGTGCACCCTTCACGATGAAATCCTGCACTGGTTCCGTGCCGTGGAGTGCTGTGTGAG GTTGCTGCACGTCCGGAACGGGAACTGTAAGTACCACCTGGGCGAGGAGACGTTCAAGCTGGCGCAGTCCTACATGGAGAAGCTGGCCAAGCACGGGCAGCAGGCCAACAAGGCGGCGCTGTACGGCGAGCTGTGCGCCCTGCTCTTCGCCAAGAGCCACTACGACGAG GCCTACAAGTGGTGTATAGAAGCCATGAAGGAGATCACGGTGGGCCTGCCCGTGAAGGTGGTGGTGGATGTGCTACGACAAGCCTCGAAG GCCTGCGTGGTGAAACGGGAGTTCAAGAAGGCTGAGCAGCTGATAAAACACGCCGTGTACCTTGCCAG GGAGCATTTTGGAGCCAAGCACCCCAAATACTCTGACACGCTACTAGACTATGGGTTTTACTTGCTCAACGTCGACAATATCTGCCAATCTGTTGCCATCTATCAG ACAGCGCTCGATATCCGGCAGTCAGTATTTGGAGGGAAGAACATCCACGTGGCTACAGCTCACGAGGACTTGGCTTACTCTTCGTATGTTCACCAGTACAGCTCTGGGAAATTCGACAATGCACT ATTCCATGCTGAACGTGCTATTGGCATTATAACTCACATTCTCCCAGAAGACCATCTTCTCTTGGCCTCCTCAAAGAGAGTGAAAG CACTCATCCTGGAGGAGATTGCCATAGACTGTCACAACAAGGAGACggagcagaggctgctccagGAAGCTCATGACCTGCACCTCTCCTCGCTCCAGCTGGCCAAGAAAGCCTTTGGGGAGTTCAATGTGCAAACAGCCAAACACTACGGCAACCTGGGCAGGCTCTACCAGTCCATGAGGAAGTTCAAG GAAGCAGAGGAAATGCACATCAAGGCGATTCAGAtcaaggagcagctcctgggtcAGGAGGATTACGAAGTTGCCCTCTCCGTGGGCCATCTCGCCTCCCTCTACAACTATGACATGAACCAGTATGAAAATGCTGAGAAGCTTTATTTGAGGTCCATAGCAATTG GAAAGAAGCTTTTTGGTGAAGGATACAGTGGACTTGAATACGACTACAGAGGTCTCATTAAACTGTACAATTCCATTGGCAATTACGAGAAGGTGTTTGAATACCACAATATCTTGGCCAATTGGAACCGGTTGCGGGACCGGCAGTTCTCGGTGACGGATGCGCTGGAGGACGTGAGCACCAGCCCCCAGTCCACCGAGGAAGTGGTCCAGTCTTTCCTGATGTCTCAGAGCCTCGATGGACAGAGCAGCTAA